The Acidimicrobiales bacterium genome contains a region encoding:
- a CDS encoding MaoC family dehydratase, with product MPTIVKGLDELRAKAGEHLGYSEWQELSQEQVNLFADATGDHQWIHVDVERAKSGPFGGPIAHGYLTLSLAPALLSGQIVQIEGMSMGLNYGCNKVRFPSPLPVGAKYRLGASLQSVEDVAGGGVQAIIALTIEVQGQDKPACVAEVVYRYYD from the coding sequence ATGCCAACCATTGTCAAGGGACTGGACGAGCTCAGGGCCAAGGCCGGGGAGCATCTGGGGTACAGCGAATGGCAGGAGTTGTCCCAGGAACAGGTCAACCTGTTCGCCGACGCCACCGGAGACCACCAGTGGATCCACGTCGACGTCGAGAGGGCCAAATCGGGGCCGTTCGGCGGACCGATCGCCCACGGCTATCTCACCCTGTCCCTGGCCCCCGCCCTCCTCAGCGGCCAGATCGTCCAGATCGAGGGCATGTCCATGGGCCTGAACTACGGGTGCAACAAGGTGCGGTTCCCCAGCCCACTCCCCGTCGGCGCCAAGTACCGCCTCGGTGCGTCCCTGCAGAGCGTCGAGGACGTCGCAGGTGGCGGCGTACAGGCGATCATCGCCCTCACGATCGAGGTACAGGGTCAGGACAAGCCGGCGTGCGTGGCCGAGGTCGTCTATCGGTACTACGACTGA
- a CDS encoding nuclear transport factor 2 family protein — protein MGAAENTDVVRRGYEAFQKGDLAAFNGILADDCVWHVPGRSQLAGDKKGRQATVEYYGKLGELSAGTINVEVHDVFGNDEHVVGLQRVSAQRSGKSYETTEVIVFHVAGGLITEAWEHPFNMYEQDELFA, from the coding sequence ATGGGGGCCGCCGAGAACACCGATGTCGTTCGGAGGGGCTACGAGGCGTTTCAAAAGGGCGACCTCGCCGCCTTCAACGGCATCCTGGCCGACGATTGTGTCTGGCACGTCCCCGGGCGGAGCCAGCTGGCCGGCGACAAGAAGGGTCGCCAGGCGACGGTCGAGTACTACGGCAAGCTGGGGGAGCTGAGCGCCGGCACCATAAACGTCGAGGTGCACGACGTCTTCGGGAACGACGAACACGTCGTCGGACTGCAGCGGGTCTCCGCCCAGCGGAGTGGCAAGTCCTACGAGACCACCGAGGTCATCGTCTTCCACGTCGCAGGCGGACTGATCACCGAGGCCTGGGAGCACCCGTTCAACATGTACGAACAGGACGAGCTGTTCGCCTGA
- a CDS encoding HAMP domain-containing sensor histidine kinase, with product MSLRARLLIAVGAVALLALIAADVATYSSFKSFLFNQVDTSLETAHPPLEQALNSGQTLDVGTVARLAPGMFVEVRGPQSQNLGDVPAFVRGGQQLSPTLPAHINLAQSSGGPGEATTYLTVGSASPGGPQFRVRASGLVGGDQLILAAPLTDPAGSLHRLLLIELAVTGGALAAAAALGWWVVRVGLRPLEEVERTADAIAEGDLTRRVPEARPTTEVGRLARALNAMLERIQDAFKQRDRTETELRRSEERLRRFVADASHELRTPLTAVSAYAELFDRGARAQPEDLARVMAGIRAETARMGLLVEDLLLLARLDEGRPLERRPVELVRVAAEAVDAAQTVDSSWPAQVVANEPVDVVGDSARLRQVIDNLLANVRAHTPAGTRTTVQVARDASDAVVEVSDDGPGLSAEQAEKAFERFYRAEVSRSRQYGGAGLGLSIVAAIVAAHGGTVGVSETSGGGATFTIRLPADQTATAPTQGMEPSGISAPS from the coding sequence GTGTCGCTCCGGGCGCGCCTGCTCATCGCCGTCGGCGCGGTCGCCCTCTTAGCGCTGATCGCGGCGGATGTGGCCACGTACTCCTCGTTCAAGTCGTTCCTCTTCAACCAGGTCGACACGTCCCTCGAGACGGCCCACCCGCCGCTCGAGCAAGCCCTGAACAGCGGGCAGACCCTCGATGTCGGCACCGTCGCCCGTCTGGCGCCGGGGATGTTCGTCGAGGTTCGGGGCCCGCAGAGCCAGAACCTCGGCGACGTGCCCGCGTTCGTGCGCGGCGGCCAGCAGCTGTCTCCCACCCTCCCCGCCCACATCAACCTGGCCCAGTCGTCGGGAGGCCCGGGAGAGGCCACGACCTACCTGACCGTCGGATCGGCGAGCCCGGGGGGCCCGCAGTTCCGGGTGCGGGCCTCGGGCCTGGTGGGCGGCGACCAGCTGATTCTGGCCGCCCCGCTCACCGACCCCGCAGGCAGCCTCCACCGCCTCCTGCTGATCGAGCTGGCCGTCACCGGCGGGGCCCTGGCCGCGGCCGCCGCCCTGGGATGGTGGGTGGTTCGTGTCGGGCTCCGTCCCCTGGAAGAGGTCGAGCGCACGGCCGATGCCATCGCCGAGGGGGACCTCACCCGTCGTGTGCCCGAGGCCCGGCCGACGACAGAGGTGGGCAGGCTGGCCCGCGCGCTCAATGCCATGCTCGAGCGGATACAGGACGCCTTCAAGCAGCGGGACAGGACGGAGACTGAGCTACGGCGCTCCGAGGAGCGCCTCCGCCGTTTCGTCGCCGACGCCTCCCACGAGCTGCGCACGCCCCTGACTGCGGTGTCCGCCTACGCCGAGCTGTTCGACCGCGGGGCGCGCGCCCAGCCGGAAGACCTCGCTCGTGTGATGGCGGGCATCCGCGCCGAGACGGCGCGCATGGGTCTTCTGGTCGAGGACCTGCTGCTGCTGGCCCGGCTGGACGAGGGCCGACCACTCGAGCGCCGACCCGTCGAGCTGGTGCGCGTGGCCGCCGAGGCCGTCGACGCGGCGCAGACGGTTGACTCGTCATGGCCGGCGCAGGTCGTCGCCAACGAGCCCGTCGACGTCGTCGGCGATTCGGCCCGGCTCAGGCAGGTGATCGACAACCTGCTGGCCAACGTGCGCGCCCACACGCCCGCCGGGACCAGGACCACGGTGCAGGTCGCCAGAGATGCGTCCGATGCCGTCGTCGAGGTGTCCGACGACGGGCCCGGGCTCAGCGCCGAGCAGGCCGAGAAGGCGTTCGAGCGCTTCTATCGGGCCGAGGTGTCACGGTCCCGCCAGTACGGCGGCGCCGGGCTCGGTCTCTCCATCGTCGCCGCCATCGTCGCCGCCCACGGCGGCACCGTCGGCGTCTCGGAGACCAGCGGCGGGGGCGCCACCTTCACCATCCGCCTGCCGGCCGACCAGACAGCGACCGCCCCCACGCAAGGGATGGAGCCCTCTGGTATCTCGGCGCCGTCGTAG
- a CDS encoding response regulator transcription factor, giving the protein MGDGVAQRILVVDDEESIVDAVATSLRYEGFDVARASTGRAALSSAQEHPPDLIVLDVMLPDLDGLEVTRRLRQDGLRVPVLFLTARDALEHKIAGLTIGGDDYVTKPFSLAEVVARTRAILRRTQGEPETDGRLRFADLEMDDDTHEVWRGGTPLRLTATEFSLLRFFLLNPRRVLSKSQILDHVWHYDFGGDPSVVETYVSYLRKKLDKLGPPLIQTIRLVGYSLREPGS; this is encoded by the coding sequence ATGGGCGACGGAGTGGCGCAACGGATCTTGGTCGTGGACGACGAGGAGTCGATCGTCGACGCGGTGGCGACATCACTGCGCTACGAGGGTTTCGACGTCGCCCGGGCGTCCACCGGTCGGGCGGCGCTCTCGTCCGCCCAGGAGCACCCGCCGGACCTCATCGTGCTGGATGTGATGCTGCCCGACCTCGATGGCCTCGAGGTGACCCGCCGACTCCGACAGGACGGGCTGCGGGTGCCAGTGCTGTTCCTTACGGCCCGTGACGCCCTGGAGCACAAGATCGCCGGCCTGACCATCGGCGGCGACGACTACGTGACGAAGCCGTTCTCGCTGGCCGAGGTGGTCGCCCGCACCCGGGCGATCCTCCGTCGGACCCAGGGCGAGCCAGAGACCGATGGCCGACTGCGGTTCGCGGACCTGGAGATGGACGACGACACGCACGAGGTGTGGCGGGGCGGTACCCCGCTGCGGCTGACCGCTACGGAGTTCTCCCTCCTCCGCTTCTTCCTGCTGAACCCCCGCCGGGTGCTGTCCAAGTCACAGATCCTGGACCACGTGTGGCACTACGACTTCGGGGGTGACCCGAGCGTGGTGGAGACCTACGTGAGCTACCTGCGCAAGAAGCTGGACAAGCTCGGGCCGCCGCTGATCCAGACCATCCGCTTGGTCGGCTACTCGCTGCGAGAGCCAGGATCGTAG
- a CDS encoding FAD:protein FMN transferase, whose product MATSVGRPPRPAAAVGRCELRGLGTGVVILTTDPRQLGPARVAVEDEVAAIDVACSRFRDDSELAAVNRGGGRSVHVGPVLIEAVETALRAARLTDGDVDPTVGVAIRVLGYDRDFAAVAPTGRPLVRVAAVPGWRQVGLDRRRQRVTVPPGVSLDLGATAKALAADRAARRAASAAGCGVLVSLGGDIATAGEPPDGGWSVRVADWHAAGPEAEGEIVQVSSGGVATSSTTVRRWSRGTDELHHVVDPATGRSAEVVWRTASVAAATCVDANVAATAAIIRGDRSPAWLASLRLPARLVRPDGSVVRVAGWPAPELAA is encoded by the coding sequence ATGGCGACCTCGGTGGGTCGGCCTCCCCGGCCGGCGGCCGCCGTCGGGCGGTGCGAGCTCAGGGGCCTCGGTACGGGGGTCGTGATCCTCACGACCGACCCACGCCAACTCGGGCCGGCCCGCGTCGCCGTCGAGGACGAGGTCGCGGCGATCGACGTCGCGTGCAGCCGATTTCGAGACGACTCCGAGCTGGCCGCGGTCAACCGCGGCGGTGGGCGTTCTGTTCACGTCGGCCCCGTGCTGATCGAGGCGGTGGAGACGGCACTGCGGGCGGCCCGGCTCACCGACGGTGACGTCGATCCCACCGTGGGCGTGGCCATCCGCGTCCTCGGCTACGACAGGGACTTCGCCGCCGTGGCGCCGACGGGGCGACCACTGGTCCGGGTCGCGGCCGTACCGGGGTGGCGCCAGGTCGGGCTGGATCGGCGTCGCCAGCGGGTGACCGTGCCCCCGGGGGTGAGCCTGGACCTGGGCGCCACTGCCAAGGCGCTGGCAGCCGACCGGGCCGCCCGTCGCGCCGCCTCCGCCGCGGGGTGTGGGGTGCTCGTCAGCCTCGGCGGGGACATCGCCACCGCCGGAGAGCCGCCGGACGGGGGCTGGTCGGTGCGTGTCGCGGACTGGCACGCGGCTGGACCCGAAGCCGAGGGTGAGATCGTCCAGGTGTCATCGGGTGGCGTGGCCACGTCCTCGACGACGGTCCGGCGGTGGTCGCGCGGCACTGACGAGCTGCACCATGTCGTCGATCCGGCCACGGGTCGCTCGGCGGAGGTGGTCTGGCGAACGGCGTCGGTGGCCGCAGCGACCTGTGTCGACGCCAACGTGGCGGCGACCGCGGCCATCATCCGCGGGGATCGGAGCCCGGCGTGGCTGGCCTCGTTGCGCCTTCCCGCCCGCCTCGTCCGACCCGACGGCTCCGTCGTGAGGGTCGCAGGCTGGCCGGCGCCGGAGTTGGCGGCGTGA
- a CDS encoding ferric reductase-like transmembrane domain-containing protein: protein MNGKALWYLTRGSGAVSLVLLTLAMVLGILTSSRWARERWPRFVVEGLHRNLSLMATLFVGIHITSAVVDGYVPIRWIDAVVPFGAGYSPLWLGLGALALDIFVAVALSSLMRARLGYRAWRSVHWLAYACWALAVVHGIGIGSDRAELWMLTLDVVAVASVLGAVAWRLGRGGRRPVTTAGRVLGARST, encoded by the coding sequence GTGAACGGCAAGGCCTTGTGGTACCTGACCCGGGGCAGCGGCGCCGTGAGCCTGGTGCTGCTGACCCTGGCAATGGTGCTCGGCATCCTGACCTCCTCCCGATGGGCGAGGGAGCGCTGGCCCCGTTTCGTGGTCGAGGGACTGCACCGCAACCTGTCGCTCATGGCGACCTTGTTCGTCGGCATCCACATCACGAGCGCGGTGGTGGACGGCTACGTCCCGATCCGCTGGATCGATGCGGTCGTGCCGTTCGGTGCCGGCTACAGCCCCTTGTGGTTGGGCCTGGGCGCTCTGGCCCTCGACATCTTCGTCGCCGTCGCCCTCAGCAGCCTGATGCGGGCCCGGCTCGGGTACCGGGCCTGGCGGAGCGTCCACTGGTTGGCCTACGCCTGTTGGGCCCTGGCCGTCGTCCACGGCATCGGGATCGGGAGCGACCGGGCCGAGCTCTGGATGCTCACCCTCGATGTCGTCGCCGTGGCCTCGGTGCTGGGCGCCGTCGCTTGGCGGCTCGGTCGTGGTGGCCGCCGTCCTGTGACCACCGCGGGGCGGGTCCTGGGGGCTCGGTCGACGTGA